Proteins encoded within one genomic window of Glycine soja cultivar W05 chromosome 1, ASM419377v2, whole genome shotgun sequence:
- the LOC114375307 gene encoding uncharacterized protein LOC114375307, which translates to MDRRRNTSPIYARQWSGGSSSTDSSSPTMSPAYPQSHLSTTSATGISTVKRMQNVATKAVAQRLARVMSSQNSACMTLELAEFGKPFITSIINGSDMVPIILVSSVLDFVSENITSTPGVCDISDYILFNKFKDHVLEAHDDITNTRAQEKEAATIRGNTEEKINDQVVDTEQVVGTVSTLDNLDTHLYPPGRIIHIVPTYLSENSNSNHNDHDAKRVYLYETPTQLYGKLRLSRGMIGDHYMSEYQKMLEQLINQQEKYRSSNMVDPKGNKWNDIGYQLARG; encoded by the exons ATGGATCGGAGGAGAAACACGAGTCCGATCTACGCCCGGCAGTGGAGCGGCGGTTCCAGCAGCACCGATTCCTCGTCACCGACGATGTCGCCGGCTTATCCTCAGTCGCACCTTAGTACTACTTCTGCCACCGGTATCTCCACCGTCAAGCGCATGCAAAACGTGGCAACCAAAGCCGTCGCGCAGCGACTTGCTCGCGTGATGTCGTCTCagaatt CTGCTTGTATGACATTGGAGTTAGCCGAATTCGGAAAGCCCTTTATCACTTCCATAATAAATGGTTCTGACATGGTGCCTATAATTTTGGTTTCTTCTGTTCTTGATTTCGTTTCCGAG AACATTACTAGTACTCCTGGTGTTTGTGATATCTCTGACTATATATTgttcaataaatttaaagacCATGTACTAGAAGCACATGATGATATCACTAACACTCGTGCTCAGGAAAAAGAAGCAGCCACGATCAGAGGCAATACTGAAGAAAAGATCAATGATCAGGTTGTTGATACTGAACAAGTTGTTGGTACAGTTTCAACATTAGACAACTTGGATACACATCTTTATCCACCAGGAAGGATCATTCATATTGTCCCCACATATTTGTCTGAAAATTCTAACTCAAACCACAATGATCATGATGCAAAACGTGTCTACTTATATGAAACGCCTACACAGTTATATGGAAAGCTCAGATTGTCGAGAGGGATGATAGGTGATCATTACATGAGCGAGTATCAAAAGATGTTAGAACAATTAATAAATCAACAAGAGAAATATAGAAGCTCCAATATGGTGGATCCAAAGGGTAACAAATGGAATGATATTGGGTACCAATTGGCTCGTGgatga